A genomic segment from Flavobacterium inviolabile encodes:
- a CDS encoding DUF6119 family protein: MAKSRGFSIYLLKDTFTPENALKDGHNLQLLEEENTNLPDNSIMYLSDTPGSPPWWKNYWGIHKNLYQMQKGSLIFLPVDNSWIVLTFGITYHQLKDNSYHYDFGLKTTLNALDPEKIKSTDILQPENAKRQRVQSPTESSLNFFDIRHDENIIKKLTGAVKSEYIDLFRNVTGASSLRISSNLPADEITNLCREIIEIYNKTDFIQSFPDIQNIVPVRDPDKIRELNQNLLLAFESAPVELVLSIPEIMDYSTSFKIKFNGAGRTNFEYYDVYIADYRAYLEERNITQINDVNVFFNHHMAIIDENGNQIKQFSIYKCFLYDCEINGLTYHLTEGEWYLIDKEYITKLENALNPHFINSHTFLHPCDSQREDEYNESVKSTNANVICLDKKNISVNGQTQIEPCDLITILENKVNLIHIKISTRSASLSHLFNQGVNSIELLRMEEESKEKLKTLVNNNSFNNLIDKGEFSVTYGIITKKDATGKSSKLPIFSRISLLRAVNTLRMLNIPCSIYFIYDNVDRKKNNFYL; this comes from the coding sequence ATGGCAAAAAGTAGAGGTTTCTCAATTTATCTATTAAAAGATACATTTACTCCAGAAAATGCGTTGAAAGATGGTCACAATCTACAGTTATTAGAGGAAGAGAATACAAATCTCCCTGATAATTCCATCATGTATTTATCTGATACTCCAGGAAGTCCTCCATGGTGGAAAAATTACTGGGGAATACATAAAAACTTATATCAAATGCAAAAAGGAAGTCTAATCTTTCTTCCTGTCGATAATAGTTGGATAGTACTGACATTTGGCATTACTTATCATCAACTAAAAGATAATAGTTATCATTATGATTTTGGATTAAAAACAACATTAAACGCACTGGATCCAGAAAAAATTAAATCTACTGATATATTACAACCCGAGAATGCAAAAAGGCAAAGAGTACAAAGTCCTACAGAATCGAGTCTAAACTTTTTTGATATTAGACATGATGAAAACATAATAAAAAAATTAACTGGTGCTGTAAAATCAGAATACATTGACTTATTTAGAAATGTTACTGGTGCAAGTAGCCTAAGAATTTCTTCAAATTTACCAGCAGATGAGATCACAAATTTATGTAGAGAGATAATTGAAATATATAACAAAACCGATTTTATTCAATCTTTTCCAGATATTCAAAATATAGTTCCAGTTAGAGATCCAGACAAAATCAGAGAACTTAACCAAAACTTATTATTAGCTTTTGAAAGTGCGCCGGTAGAGTTAGTACTATCAATTCCAGAAATCATGGATTATTCAACATCTTTTAAAATTAAATTCAATGGTGCAGGCAGAACAAATTTTGAATATTATGATGTATATATAGCCGACTATAGAGCATATTTGGAAGAAAGGAATATAACTCAAATTAATGATGTTAATGTCTTTTTTAATCATCACATGGCAATTATAGATGAAAATGGCAATCAAATAAAACAATTTAGTATATATAAATGTTTTTTATATGATTGTGAAATCAACGGCCTAACTTATCATTTAACTGAGGGAGAATGGTATTTAATTGATAAAGAATATATCACAAAATTAGAAAATGCACTTAACCCTCACTTTATAAATTCACACACATTCTTACATCCCTGCGATTCTCAAAGGGAAGATGAGTATAATGAATCCGTAAAAAGTACTAATGCAAATGTAATCTGTTTAGACAAAAAAAACATTTCGGTTAATGGACAAACCCAAATAGAACCATGCGATTTAATCACTATCCTTGAAAATAAAGTTAACCTAATTCATATAAAAATTTCAACACGTTCTGCAAGTCTCAGCCATTTGTTCAACCAAGGAGTAAATTCAATTGAATTGCTTAGAATGGAAGAAGAATCAAAAGAAAAATTAAAAACACTTGTTAACAATAACAGTTTTAATAATTTAATAGACAAAGGTGAATTCAGTGTGACTTATGGAATTATCACTAAGAAAGATGCCACAGGCAAATCAAGTAAGTTACCTATATTTTCAAGAATTAGTTTACTTAGAGCAGTAAATACATTAAGAATGTTAAACATTCCTTGTTCAATCTATTTTATTTATGACAATGTCGATCGCAAAAAAAATAATTTTTATTTATAA
- a CDS encoding recombinase family protein yields the protein MKSAYLYVRVSTDEQKRKGYSLPEQEDRLLKYCKHYDIEVKGIYREDYSAKNFNRPEWNRLFSEIKKKSSGEDKNILFIKWDRFSRNIEYAYEMIGKLRKYKTIAKAIDQPIDFSVPESTVMLAVYLAVPEAENARRAQNTSNGIRRAKLMGRYPSKAPLGFINLTSMDGKKGIAPKEPEAEIIKWIFCQVAKNDHKISEIMKIAKDKGLVCSRSHFFRILHNSVYCGLIPVKLDSGEEQVIKGLHEPLISEALFNQVQSVINPKRKTTSKNYDLQSMFFLKGFIICPVCDRKLLGSFSAGRLKKYPYYHCRNRCRTRINAIFLNDCYQKKLQQLMLSNNIIELFKNILEDQNIKTQKGSYLYAKKVLVRKIIDESLTLSQGRKLFISGILKLDDYNELKKENQVNTKNLKKEVRDILIKLKAIDKKSQIEEKALVAIFQRFSEFEVSDKRHLVNLIPPTNVDYKTGDLSLDLNQAFLKILSKKDNRKTEKR from the coding sequence ATGAAGTCAGCTTATTTATACGTTCGTGTAAGTACGGACGAGCAAAAGAGAAAAGGTTACTCCCTGCCAGAGCAGGAGGACAGGCTATTAAAATATTGTAAACATTATGATATCGAAGTCAAAGGAATTTATCGCGAAGATTACTCTGCAAAGAATTTCAATAGACCGGAATGGAACCGATTATTTTCAGAAATTAAAAAGAAATCATCAGGAGAAGATAAAAATATTCTATTTATCAAATGGGATAGATTCAGCCGTAATATTGAATACGCTTACGAAATGATTGGAAAACTTCGGAAATATAAAACAATTGCAAAAGCTATTGATCAGCCAATTGATTTCTCTGTGCCGGAAAGCACAGTTATGCTGGCTGTATATTTAGCTGTTCCAGAAGCAGAAAATGCAAGGAGAGCGCAAAATACTTCGAACGGTATTCGTCGAGCAAAGCTGATGGGAAGATATCCTAGTAAGGCACCTTTAGGATTTATCAATTTGACATCAATGGACGGCAAAAAAGGTATCGCTCCTAAAGAGCCTGAAGCCGAAATTATAAAATGGATTTTTTGTCAGGTTGCCAAAAACGATCATAAAATATCTGAAATCATGAAAATAGCTAAAGATAAAGGATTGGTATGTTCAAGATCACACTTTTTCAGGATTTTGCATAATTCAGTTTATTGCGGGCTTATACCAGTCAAGCTTGACTCTGGTGAAGAGCAAGTGATAAAAGGATTACATGAACCATTGATATCTGAGGCTTTATTTAATCAGGTCCAGTCTGTTATTAATCCAAAAAGAAAAACCACTTCTAAAAATTATGATTTGCAATCAATGTTTTTTCTTAAGGGGTTTATTATCTGTCCAGTTTGTGATCGAAAACTTCTCGGAAGTTTTTCAGCGGGGAGATTAAAAAAATATCCATACTACCATTGTCGCAATCGCTGCAGAACAAGGATAAATGCAATTTTTCTTAATGATTGCTATCAAAAGAAGCTTCAACAGTTAATGCTCTCAAATAATATAATTGAATTATTTAAAAATATTTTGGAAGACCAGAATATAAAGACACAGAAAGGAAGTTATTTATATGCGAAGAAAGTATTAGTGAGAAAAATAATTGACGAGAGTTTAACACTTTCTCAAGGCAGAAAATTATTTATTTCCGGAATATTAAAACTCGATGACTACAACGAATTAAAAAAAGAGAATCAAGTCAACACGAAAAATCTTAAAAAGGAAGTACGTGATATTTTAATTAAATTAAAAGCTATTGATAAGAAAAGTCAAATAGAAGAGAAAGCGTTAGTCGCAATCTTTCAAAGATTTTCTGAATTTGAGGTCTCAGATAAAAGACATCTTGTAAATCTTATTCCACCGACTAATGTTGATTATAAAACTGGAGATCTATCTTTAGATTTGAATCAAGCATTTTTAAAAATACTATCAAAAAAAGATAACCGAAAAACTGAAAAAAGATGA
- a CDS encoding NAD(P)-dependent oxidoreductase, producing the protein MKIGLIKERKTPPDRRVVFSPAELLKLKELYPQTEIKVESSDIRIFTDAQYAALGFEVTEDMNDCDVLIGVKEVPVDALIPDKKYFFFSHTIKKQPYNRKLLVACLEKNIRLIDHETIVNETNHRLIGFGRYAGIVGAYNGFRAFGIKYELFNLPKAETLADKAALIERLRRPFLPPIKIVLTGHGKVGMGAKEILDGMKIKQVSIEDYLTKNYSEPVYTQIDVLDYNKRKDGQQLDNQDFYHNPQDYVSDFERFTKVSDIFMAGHFYGNGAPVILSREMLNAPDNRIKIVADISCDVEGPIACTLRASTIAEPLYGYYPSEDKEVEITHPGAIVVMAVDNLPCELPKDASEGFGEMFLEHVIPAFYNNDKDGILHRAKITENGKLTERFSYLQDYVDGEKVS; encoded by the coding sequence ATGAAAATTGGACTTATCAAGGAACGAAAAACCCCGCCCGACAGACGCGTTGTTTTTTCTCCTGCAGAATTACTGAAATTAAAAGAACTTTATCCGCAGACAGAAATTAAAGTAGAATCATCCGATATCAGAATCTTTACCGATGCCCAATATGCAGCATTAGGCTTCGAAGTAACGGAAGATATGAATGATTGTGATGTATTAATAGGTGTAAAGGAAGTACCTGTTGATGCCTTGATTCCGGATAAAAAATATTTTTTCTTTTCGCACACCATTAAAAAGCAGCCGTATAACCGAAAATTATTAGTGGCCTGCCTTGAAAAAAATATCCGTTTGATCGATCATGAAACAATTGTAAACGAAACCAACCACCGCCTGATCGGTTTCGGAAGATATGCCGGAATTGTGGGAGCTTACAATGGTTTTAGAGCATTCGGAATCAAATACGAACTATTCAACTTACCCAAAGCAGAAACCCTGGCAGATAAGGCCGCTTTGATTGAACGTTTAAGAAGACCTTTTTTACCGCCTATTAAGATTGTCTTGACCGGTCACGGAAAAGTAGGAATGGGAGCCAAGGAAATTCTGGACGGTATGAAAATAAAACAGGTTTCCATTGAGGACTATTTAACAAAGAATTACTCGGAACCGGTTTATACACAAATTGACGTTTTGGATTATAACAAACGCAAAGACGGTCAGCAACTGGACAACCAGGATTTTTATCACAACCCTCAGGATTATGTATCCGATTTTGAACGTTTCACAAAAGTATCGGACATTTTTATGGCCGGACATTTTTATGGAAACGGCGCACCGGTAATTTTGTCACGGGAAATGCTGAATGCACCGGACAACAGAATTAAAATCGTGGCCGATATTTCCTGTGATGTGGAAGGGCCGATTGCCTGTACCTTAAGAGCATCCACTATTGCAGAACCTTTATACGGTTATTACCCGAGTGAAGACAAAGAAGTAGAGATCACACATCCGGGTGCTATTGTAGTAATGGCGGTTGATAATTTACCTTGTGAATTGCCAAAAGATGCCAGCGAAGGATTTGGTGAAATGTTTTTGGAACACGTTATCCCGGCTTTCTATAATAATGACAAAGACGGAATCTTACACCGCGCTAAAATTACCGAAAACGGAAAACTAACCGAACGATTCAGTTATTTACAGGATTATGTAGATGGCGAAAAAGTAAGCTAA
- a CDS encoding proline iminopeptidase-family hydrolase: MRKTTIITFISLLLIGFTSCNKMEKSAAGTVALDYFEDTGSGIKNGGVQVIPITTPKGTFNIWTKRIGNNPKIKVLLLNGGPGATHEYFECFESFLPKEGIEFIYYDQLGCGNSSATQDTTLWDLPRYVEEVEQVRQALQLNKDNFYVLGHSWGGILAMEYALKYQNNLKGLIISNMMSSAPEYDLYAKNVLAKEMDPKVLQEIRSIEAKGDFNNPRYMELLLPNFYTKHVCRLPVNDWPEPMNRSFSKINQSLYVTMQGPSEFGISGKLAKWDRKKDLKNISVPTLVIGAQYDTMDPKHMEEMSKLLPKGSYLFCSNGAHMSMYDDQNTYFKGLVDFLKKG; encoded by the coding sequence ATGCGAAAAACAACAATAATCACCTTTATATCCTTGTTACTGATAGGTTTTACGTCCTGCAATAAAATGGAAAAATCAGCAGCCGGTACTGTTGCATTGGATTATTTTGAAGATACCGGCAGCGGTATAAAAAACGGCGGTGTACAGGTTATTCCGATAACAACACCTAAAGGGACGTTTAATATCTGGACAAAACGAATCGGAAATAATCCGAAGATTAAAGTACTATTGTTAAATGGCGGTCCGGGAGCGACCCATGAATATTTTGAGTGTTTTGAGAGTTTCCTCCCAAAAGAAGGAATTGAGTTTATTTATTACGATCAGTTAGGCTGCGGAAATTCCAGCGCTACCCAGGACACTACGCTTTGGGATCTTCCCCGTTATGTAGAGGAAGTCGAACAGGTTCGGCAGGCATTGCAGCTCAACAAGGATAATTTTTATGTGCTGGGACATTCCTGGGGCGGAATTCTGGCCATGGAATATGCGTTAAAATACCAGAACAATCTGAAAGGTCTTATTATTTCCAATATGATGTCGAGTGCTCCGGAATATGATCTGTATGCCAAAAATGTACTGGCTAAAGAGATGGATCCGAAAGTATTGCAGGAAATCCGCAGTATTGAAGCCAAAGGAGATTTTAATAATCCGCGTTATATGGAGCTGCTGCTGCCTAATTTCTATACGAAACACGTTTGCAGATTACCGGTAAATGACTGGCCGGAACCAATGAACCGTTCTTTCTCCAAAATAAATCAGTCGTTATATGTAACGATGCAAGGACCCAGTGAGTTTGGAATATCCGGAAAACTGGCAAAATGGGATCGTAAAAAGGATTTGAAAAACATCAGCGTTCCGACTTTGGTTATCGGCGCTCAATATGATACGATGGATCCGAAACACATGGAAGAAATGTCGAAATTATTGCCAAAAGGCAGCTACCTGTTTTGTTCCAACGGGGCACACATGAGTATGTATGATGACCAGAATACTTATTTTAAAGGTTTGGTGGATTTTTTGAAAAAGGGGTGA